The Arachis hypogaea cultivar Tifrunner chromosome 16, arahy.Tifrunner.gnm2.J5K5, whole genome shotgun sequence genome contains a region encoding:
- the LOC112755163 gene encoding FCS-Like Zinc finger 8, whose protein sequence is MLLRNRSRAVTKPSLMADHSSSSQQSSQNQSFSKRTIPSLFGSPKFIRDFTSKCLSLSPPPPTESLRSPTSILDARAVSPFAFGNPFSHENNTKKKCTQTVHRNASSENTASADDSRGIGLALVKNSAEQNKGNVLFGTRLRVKIPPLPPPSTFSPQTCDADDVVVGGRTSKDSQNSGIYANDSPPTKVVFKDGVLSLSEMELSEEYTRVISHGPNPRTTHIFNNCIVEGYFSLPRKPPLPSGNFLSFCYTCNKHLDHTQDIFIYRGEKAFCSPECRHKEMVLDGVENI, encoded by the exons ATGCTGCTGAGGAACAGATCAAGGGCAGTGACCAAGCCAAGTTTGATGGCTGATCACAGCTCTTCTTCACAGCAATCTTCTCAAAATCAAAGCTTTTCAAAGAGGACAATCCCTTCCCTTTTTGGGTCACCAAAGTTCATCAGAGATTTCACCTCAAAGTGCCTTTCTCTCTCACCACCACCGCCAACTGAATCCTTGAGGAGCCCAACTTCAATCCTTGATGCAAGGGCAGTGTCCCCTTTTGCCTTTGGGAACCCATTTTCACATGAAAACAACACCAAAAAAAAGTGCACACAAACTGTTCACCGAAATGCCTCATCGGAAAACACAGCCTCTGCTGATGATTCCAGAGGCATTGGCCTTGCTCTTGTAAAAAATTCTGCTGAACAAAACAAAGGGAATGTCCTCTTTGGGACACGTCTTAGAGTGAAGATCCCTCCCCTTCCACCACCCTCCACATTTTCCCCACAAACATGTGATGCTGATGATGTTGTGGTTGGAGGCAGAACCAGCAAGGATTCTCAAAATTCAGGAATCTATGCAAATGATTCTCCTCCTACCAAGGTTGTTTTTAAGGATGGTGTTCTGTCTCTGAGTGAGATGGAGCTTTCTGAGGAGTACACACGTGTCATATCCCATGGACCTAACCCAAGAACAACCCACATATTCAACAATTGCATTGTAGAAGGCTATTTTTCCCTACCCAGAAAACCTCCACTTCCTTCTGGGAATTTCCTCAGCTTCTGTTACACTTGCAACAAACACCTTGATCATACACAAGACATTTTTATCTATAG AGGAGAGAAAGCTTTTTGCAGCCCTGAATGCCGCCACAAAGAGATGGTGTTAGATGGTGTAGAAAATATTTAG
- the LOC112754436 gene encoding uncharacterized protein gives METLVVVAQHRNQFHRSKTQGHPRFGPSSPSRDFRGINCRTFQTGTGILPTPLKSDTISPMAKMASPPSPSPRTPSSIVPDNKPRSKIATPRSAPVAIHGKPCRKVDDFSEGHHFPGGRCISLSELWAGPTYSNSPPPSSLPIPKFSVRPKRTVSLELPRSSPEIELHPVAKSAPSSPRREYSPSTRDIFANADSATKTLCRILNLNLDGE, from the coding sequence ATGGAAACGCTTGTTGTTGTGGCACAGCATAGGAACCAATTCCACAGGTCTAAGACCCAAGGCCATCCTAGGTTTGGTCCTTCTTCTccttctagggattttaggggcATCAATTGTAGAACTTTTCAAACTGGGACTGGTATTCTACCAACACCATTGAAATCTGATACTATTTCACCTATGGCCAAAATGGCATCTCCACCATCACCTTCCCCTAGAACACCATCTAGTATTGTCCCAGATAACAAACCCCGCAGCAAAATTGCCACACCAAGGAGTGCCCCAGTTGCTATCCATGGCAAACCGTGTAGAAAGGTTGATGATTTCAGTGAAGGGCATCATTTTCCTGGTGGAAGATGCATTTCTCTCTCAGAGCTTTGGGCTGGACCTACCTATTCGAATTCGCCGCCACCTAGTTCATTGCCTATCCCGAAATTCTCAGTTAGGCCAAAGAGGACTGTGTCCCTCGAGCTGCCTCGGTCCTCCCCTGAGATTGAGCTGCATCCGGTTGCCAAGTCTGCTCCCTCATCCCCACGCAGGGAGTATTCCCCTTCCACCAGAGACATCTTTGCTAATGCTGATTCTGCCACGAAGACCCTGTGTCGAATTCTCAATCTTAACTTGGATGGGGAATGA